One genomic window of [Clostridium] scindens ATCC 35704 includes the following:
- a CDS encoding ABC transporter ATP-binding protein, whose amino-acid sequence MGKVIEVRDLYKLYRVGDEIVRALDGVNFDICEGEFCAIVGTSGSGKSTLLNMLAGLEKPTKGSVVIAGQHIETLNEDQLVRFRRDHVGFIFQSFHLLGTMNAVENVALPLSFRGIPKDIRLKKADKMLDLVNLKKHKKHLPNQMSGGQQQRVGVARALVVDPKIIFADEPTGNLDSHTSEEVMELMQKVVREQKKTLVMVTHDQHLAAYADRIFHIRDGKILKIEENLEKILREDI is encoded by the coding sequence ATGGGAAAAGTAATAGAAGTGAGAGATCTGTATAAGTTATACCGAGTAGGGGATGAGATTGTCCGGGCGCTTGATGGGGTTAATTTCGATATCTGCGAGGGCGAATTCTGCGCGATCGTTGGAACGTCCGGTTCAGGCAAGTCTACCCTGCTGAATATGCTGGCAGGCCTTGAGAAGCCCACAAAGGGAAGCGTAGTAATTGCAGGGCAGCATATCGAGACATTGAACGAGGACCAGCTGGTGCGGTTCCGCCGCGATCATGTAGGGTTCATCTTCCAGTCCTTCCACCTGCTGGGAACCATGAACGCGGTGGAGAATGTGGCGCTGCCTCTAAGCTTCCGCGGGATTCCAAAGGATATCCGATTGAAGAAGGCTGACAAGATGCTGGATCTGGTCAACTTAAAAAAGCATAAGAAGCACCTGCCCAACCAGATGTCCGGCGGGCAGCAGCAGAGGGTAGGCGTAGCAAGGGCGCTGGTGGTAGACCCGAAGATCATATTTGCCGATGAGCCAACCGGGAACCTGGATTCCCACACTTCGGAGGAAGTGATGGAACTGATGCAGAAGGTGGTAAGAGAGCAGAAGAAGACGCTGGTCATGGTAACCCATGACCAGCATCTGGCGGCTTATGCAGACAGGATCTTCCACATCCGGGATGGAAAGATCCTTAAGATAGAGGAGAACCTGGAAAAAATATTGAGGGAGGATATATAA
- a CDS encoding Na/Pi cotransporter family protein yields the protein MNYLNIIIPFVGGLGMFIYGMQIMAQGLENAAGNKMKSLLEVLTKNKLMGVLLGAAITAVIQSSSATTVMVVGFVNAGIMNLTQAMGVIMGANVGTTVTGWLVSSVEWAKFLSPTTLAPIAVMLGVIIMLTGKRRSSKEIASIVVGFGLLFIGITSMSSAVAPLQESEGFRSIFVTLGNNPLLGILAGALVTAIIQSSSASVGILQSLAAAGLVPFSAAIYIIMGQNIGTCITAILSSLGAKKNAKTAALMHLLFNIIGTIIFSVIAIVYFEVLHPEAGVGIITQTEISIVHTAFNIGTTVLLFPVSSWIIKLAKKIGRVEEDTQDKSKVLLDDRILETPSIALQSTVREVARMGEIVKDSLDVAKTVLFTLKDEDIQFLKEEETTVDKLSAGITDYAIKLSSLQISEKEHQDLAHLLQMVSDIERISDYCENISEFAETLYEKKVAFSEIGSSQLREMLDVCIDSYKYALEAFEEKSREKALKVIEKETQADNLEITLRSRHIKRLTNNQCNAEAGIVFLDTLVCLERISDHARNIAEEVLESVA from the coding sequence ATGAATTACTTAAACATCATCATACCCTTCGTAGGTGGACTTGGAATGTTCATCTATGGTATGCAGATCATGGCTCAGGGCCTTGAGAATGCGGCAGGCAATAAGATGAAGTCCCTGCTGGAAGTGCTGACGAAGAATAAGCTGATGGGAGTGCTGCTTGGAGCTGCGATTACCGCGGTCATCCAGAGTTCATCAGCCACCACGGTCATGGTCGTGGGATTTGTAAATGCAGGAATTATGAATCTGACCCAGGCTATGGGCGTTATTATGGGAGCGAATGTAGGTACCACGGTGACAGGTTGGCTGGTATCTTCTGTCGAGTGGGCCAAGTTCCTAAGCCCGACCACTCTGGCTCCGATTGCGGTCATGCTGGGCGTGATCATCATGCTGACCGGGAAAAGACGCTCATCCAAAGAGATTGCCAGCATCGTCGTGGGCTTTGGCTTGTTATTTATTGGTATTACATCTATGTCATCAGCAGTAGCGCCGCTGCAAGAATCCGAAGGATTCCGCAGTATCTTCGTTACGTTGGGAAATAACCCGCTTCTTGGAATCCTGGCAGGCGCCCTTGTGACGGCGATCATTCAGAGTTCCTCGGCTTCCGTGGGTATCCTGCAGAGTCTGGCGGCGGCAGGGCTGGTCCCATTCAGCGCTGCTATCTACATTATCATGGGACAGAATATCGGTACCTGTATCACCGCAATCCTGTCAAGTCTTGGCGCGAAGAAGAATGCTAAGACAGCCGCGCTGATGCATCTGCTATTTAACATCATTGGTACGATTATATTCAGCGTAATCGCCATCGTCTATTTTGAAGTCCTCCATCCAGAGGCAGGCGTTGGCATCATCACGCAGACAGAAATCAGTATTGTGCATACGGCATTTAATATTGGCACGACGGTGCTTCTCTTCCCGGTATCCAGCTGGATTATCAAGCTGGCCAAGAAGATCGGGCGCGTGGAGGAGGATACCCAGGACAAGAGCAAGGTGCTATTGGACGACCGTATCCTGGAGACACCAAGCATTGCTCTTCAGTCTACAGTCAGAGAAGTGGCTCGTATGGGCGAGATCGTAAAGGATTCTCTGGACGTTGCCAAGACGGTTCTCTTTACGCTCAAGGATGAGGATATCCAGTTCCTGAAGGAAGAAGAGACTACGGTGGATAAGCTTAGCGCGGGCATTACCGACTATGCGATCAAGTTAAGTTCTCTCCAGATCAGCGAGAAGGAGCATCAAGATTTGGCACACCTTCTTCAGATGGTGTCGGATATAGAACGTATCAGCGATTACTGTGAAAATATCTCTGAATTTGCGGAGACGCTCTATGAAAAGAAGGTGGCATTCTCAGAAATCGGAAGTTCCCAGTTAAGAGAAATGCTGGATGTATGTATTGACAGTTATAAATATGCCTTGGAAGCCTTTGAAGAGAAGAGCAGGGAAAAGGCTTTGAAGGTGATTGAGAAAGAGACCCAGGCAGACAATCTGGAGATCACGCTTCGAAGCAGGCACATTAAGCGCCTGACGAACAACCAGTGCAATGCGGAGGCGGGGATCGTATTTCTGGATACCCTGGTGTGCCTGGAGCGTATATCAGACCATGCCCGCAATATTGCGGAAGAGGTGCTGGAAAGTGTTGCATAA
- the spoVAE gene encoding stage V sporulation protein AE yields MDYLKAFLIGGLICALVQILLDRTKLMPGRIMVLLVCGGAVLGALQLYQPFQDFAGAGASVPLTGFGNLLWKGVKEAVDKEGFIGIFLGGFKASAVGISAALIFGYLASMVFEPKMKK; encoded by the coding sequence ATGGATTATTTAAAAGCATTTTTGATCGGAGGATTGATCTGCGCTCTGGTGCAGATCCTGCTGGATCGGACGAAACTGATGCCGGGGCGCATCATGGTGCTTTTGGTGTGCGGCGGAGCCGTTCTGGGAGCCTTGCAGCTGTACCAGCCTTTCCAGGACTTCGCCGGGGCAGGGGCAAGCGTTCCGCTTACGGGGTTTGGGAATCTTTTATGGAAAGGTGTCAAAGAAGCGGTAGATAAAGAAGGATTCATCGGAATCTTTCTGGGAGGCTTTAAGGCCAGCGCGGTTGGGATCTCGGCGGCACTGATATTCGGTTACCTGGCATCCATGGTATTTGAGCCTAAGATGAAAAAGTAA
- a CDS encoding stage V sporulation protein AD: MIKGQQSIQFEESPFLISSASVVGKKEGEGPLGKMFDMVESEDLFGEDTWEAAESTMQKEACLLAMGKEHLEPADIRYLFGGDLLRQGIATSIGVEGLGIPMFGLFGACSTAGEALALASMSVAGNYGDYMMAVTSSHFGSAEKEFRFPLGYANQRPLSAQWTVTGSGAFILGKKRSHVRITGVTIGKIVDYGLKDSQNMGACMAPAACNTIIQNLEDFGYAAEEYSRIITGDLGYVGQSILFDLMRGRGYDIKKNHMDCGMTIFDQQTQDTHAGGSGCGCAATTLSAYILPKLIKGEWKRILFVPTGALMSTVSFNEGASVPGIAHGIVLEHC; this comes from the coding sequence ATGATAAAAGGACAGCAAAGCATTCAATTCGAGGAGTCTCCATTTCTGATCAGCAGCGCATCCGTGGTAGGAAAAAAGGAGGGGGAAGGACCTCTGGGCAAGATGTTCGATATGGTGGAGAGCGAAGATCTCTTTGGGGAGGATACCTGGGAAGCGGCAGAGAGCACCATGCAGAAGGAGGCTTGCCTGCTGGCTATGGGGAAGGAGCATCTGGAGCCTGCGGACATCAGATATCTCTTTGGCGGAGACTTGCTGCGACAGGGAATTGCCACGTCGATCGGAGTAGAGGGGCTGGGAATCCCTATGTTTGGCCTGTTTGGGGCATGCTCTACGGCAGGGGAGGCTCTGGCGCTTGCCTCCATGAGCGTTGCAGGAAACTATGGAGATTATATGATGGCAGTCACTTCCAGCCATTTTGGAAGCGCGGAGAAGGAATTCCGTTTTCCGCTTGGATACGCGAACCAGAGGCCTCTGTCCGCACAGTGGACGGTGACCGGAAGCGGGGCCTTCATACTTGGGAAAAAGCGAAGCCACGTGAGGATAACCGGAGTCACCATCGGCAAGATTGTGGACTATGGGCTTAAGGATTCCCAGAATATGGGAGCCTGTATGGCGCCAGCAGCCTGCAACACCATCATCCAGAATCTGGAAGACTTTGGATACGCGGCGGAAGAGTACAGCCGTATTATTACCGGGGATCTGGGATATGTAGGTCAGAGTATTCTGTTCGATCTGATGAGGGGCAGAGGGTATGACATTAAGAAGAACCATATGGACTGCGGCATGACCATCTTTGACCAGCAGACGCAGGACACCCACGCAGGGGGAAGCGGATGCGGGTGCGCGGCCACAACGCTGTCAGCTTATATCCTTCCGAAACTGATCAAGGGGGAATGGAAGCGGATTCTTTTTGTCCCCACGGGAGCGCTGATGTCCACCGTCAGTTTCAACGAAGGTGCCAGCGTGCCGGGAATCGCCCATGGAATCGTGCTGGAACATTGCTAG
- a CDS encoding SpoVA/SpoVAEb family sporulation membrane protein: protein MEETKLDKQRQQQAYENYVKRKTPVHNLPANMAKAFVTGGAICVIGQAILDVCEKSGLDKDISGGWTSMILVLLSVLLTGFNIYPGIAKWGGAGALVPITGFANSVAAPAIEYKKEGQVMGIGCKIFTIAGPVILYGIFTSWLLGLGYWILKISGVF, encoded by the coding sequence ATGGAGGAAACAAAATTGGACAAGCAAAGACAGCAGCAAGCATACGAAAATTATGTAAAACGGAAGACGCCGGTTCACAATCTTCCGGCCAATATGGCGAAGGCGTTTGTGACCGGCGGAGCCATCTGCGTGATTGGACAGGCAATCTTGGATGTCTGCGAGAAATCAGGACTCGATAAGGATATCAGCGGAGGGTGGACCTCCATGATACTGGTTCTTTTAAGCGTCCTTCTGACAGGGTTTAACATCTACCCAGGCATTGCAAAATGGGGAGGCGCCGGCGCGCTGGTACCCATTACCGGATTCGCCAACTCTGTGGCCGCTCCGGCGATCGAATACAAGAAAGAAGGACAGGTCATGGGCATCGGCTGCAAGATCTTTACCATTGCAGGCCCGGTCATCCTGTATGGGATATTTACCAGCTGGCTACTGGGGCTTGGCTACTGGATATTGAAGATAAGCGGGGTATTTTAA
- a CDS encoding stage V sporulation protein AB, translating into MWAAQILLAIIGLSAGVAVAGGLFSFVIGLGVVSDFADRTHTGEHILLYEDSVALGGILGNIFFIYQISIPHGGWLVPIFGLFGGIFVGCWSMALAEILNLFPIFIRRIKLLRCIPYIILGIALGKGIGAFIFFFNRW; encoded by the coding sequence ATGTGGGCAGCACAAATACTACTGGCAATCATCGGTCTTAGCGCCGGCGTGGCGGTAGCAGGGGGATTGTTTTCCTTTGTGATCGGCCTGGGCGTAGTATCCGACTTTGCGGACAGGACCCATACCGGAGAGCATATCCTTCTGTATGAAGACAGTGTGGCCCTGGGAGGAATTCTGGGCAACATATTCTTTATCTATCAGATCTCGATTCCCCACGGCGGGTGGCTTGTGCCAATCTTCGGCCTGTTCGGGGGAATCTTCGTGGGGTGCTGGTCCATGGCGCTGGCAGAGATATTGAATCTGTTCCCGATCTTTATCCGCAGGATCAAGCTGCTTCGCTGCATTCCCTATATTATATTGGGAATAGCGCTGGGAAAAGGAATCGGGGCATTCATATTCTTCTTCAACCGGTGGTAG
- a CDS encoding stage V sporulation protein AA, with product MAANSETVYIKADRNVEVTKAEVTLGDVVTMECANPSVVPKLNTIKLLKFHHTDKKHQNRTTVSILKVIECIHQQFPNMDVQNMGEADFIVTYEEQQTAGGAVHLMKVVGVVIISFIGAAFSIMAFNNDVGTTKMFSQIYELVTGKTNSGFTILELTYCIGLIIGILTFFNHFGKKKFTVDPTPMEVEMRLYENDIQTTLIETYSRKEKELDVGSTNTTGNHRS from the coding sequence ATGGCGGCAAACAGCGAAACCGTATATATAAAGGCGGACAGAAATGTAGAGGTCACCAAGGCGGAAGTAACCCTTGGCGATGTAGTGACCATGGAATGCGCGAATCCGTCTGTAGTTCCCAAACTGAATACGATCAAGCTTTTAAAGTTCCATCATACGGATAAGAAGCACCAGAACCGAACTACGGTGTCCATCCTGAAGGTAATCGAATGCATCCATCAGCAGTTTCCAAATATGGATGTCCAGAACATGGGAGAAGCGGACTTTATCGTTACCTATGAGGAGCAGCAGACTGCCGGAGGCGCCGTGCACCTGATGAAGGTGGTGGGCGTGGTAATCATCAGTTTTATCGGAGCGGCATTCTCCATTATGGCGTTCAACAACGACGTCGGGACGACCAAGATGTTCTCGCAGATCTATGAACTGGTCACTGGTAAGACGAACAGCGGATTTACGATTCTGGAACTGACTTACTGCATTGGACTTATCATAGGAATTCTGACATTTTTCAATCATTTTGGAAAAAAGAAGTTTACGGTAGATCCAACGCCTATGGAGGTGGAAATGCGTTTATATGAGAATGATATCCAGACGACCCTGATAGAGACATATTCCAGAAAGGAGAAAGAACTGGATGTGGGCAGCACAAATACTACTGGCAATCATCGGTCTTAG
- a CDS encoding SigF/SigG family RNA polymerase sporulation sigma factor translates to MDHTIALIQKSHDGDEEARARLVEENAGLVWCIVKRFYNRGVEAEDLFQVGNIGLLKAIDKFDMSYDVKFSTYAVPMISGEIKRFLRDDGMIKVSRSLKELAYKAYLCQERLQEQWGRDPTITEIAESLNVEREELTMALDASGDIESLHKPIYQKEGQEIRLMDKLPEKEGGEDKILNHMLLQQLLNYLDKDERQLIYLRYFANQTQTQVGRELGISQVQVSRMEKKILKNLRERI, encoded by the coding sequence ATGGACCACACAATCGCTTTAATTCAGAAGTCTCACGACGGGGATGAAGAAGCAAGAGCACGATTAGTGGAGGAAAATGCAGGCCTTGTATGGTGCATTGTAAAAAGATTCTATAACAGGGGCGTAGAGGCAGAAGATTTGTTCCAGGTAGGGAACATCGGACTTCTAAAGGCCATAGACAAGTTTGACATGTCTTACGATGTGAAGTTTTCCACGTATGCCGTCCCGATGATATCCGGGGAGATCAAGCGCTTTCTGAGAGACGACGGGATGATCAAGGTCAGCCGTTCGCTGAAAGAACTGGCATACAAGGCATATCTGTGTCAGGAAAGGCTGCAGGAGCAGTGGGGCAGAGATCCTACGATTACCGAGATAGCTGAGAGCCTCAATGTTGAGCGCGAGGAGTTAACCATGGCATTGGATGCCAGCGGCGATATTGAGTCCCTTCATAAGCCGATCTACCAGAAGGAAGGACAGGAGATCCGCCTGATGGATAAACTGCCGGAGAAGGAAGGCGGGGAGGACAAGATCCTTAATCATATGCTGCTTCAGCAATTGCTGAATTATCTGGATAAAGACGAGAGGCAGCTGATCTATCTCCGCTATTTTGCCAACCAGACCCAGACCCAGGTAGGCAGGGAACTGGGCATATCCCAGGTCCAGGTATCCAGGATGGAAAAGAAAATTTTAAAAAATCTCAGAGAACGAATATGA
- the spoIIAB gene encoding anti-sigma F factor, whose amino-acid sequence MENTNEMQLIFDSRSSNESFARVTVAAFMTSLNPTVEEVSDVKTAVSEAVTNAIIHGYESEVHNIYIRCRTEGKTLYLEIEDEGKGIEDVKQAMEPLFTTKPELERSGMGFSFMEAFMDKLEVESVPGKGTTVKMEKTIGKGRRLWTTQSL is encoded by the coding sequence ATGGAGAATACCAATGAAATGCAGTTAATATTTGACAGCCGCTCATCCAATGAATCCTTTGCCCGGGTGACGGTGGCAGCCTTTATGACATCCCTTAACCCCACGGTGGAAGAAGTGTCGGATGTAAAGACGGCGGTATCGGAGGCGGTGACCAACGCCATCATCCATGGATATGAGAGCGAGGTACATAACATCTATATCCGCTGCCGTACAGAAGGCAAGACCCTTTATCTTGAAATAGAAGATGAAGGGAAGGGAATCGAGGATGTCAAGCAGGCCATGGAGCCGCTTTTTACCACGAAGCCGGAATTGGAGCGGTCGGGAATGGGATTCTCATTCATGGAAGCCTTTATGGATAAACTGGAAGTTGAATCAGTCCCGGGCAAAGGAACAACGGTAAAGATGGAAAAAACAATTGGAAAAGGACGTAGACTATGGACCACACAATCGCTTTAA
- the spoIIAA gene encoding anti-sigma F factor antagonist — protein sequence MKYQVQENCLTVFLPHELDHHNAEEIRKESDHLIERNHIRYVIFDFAETNFMDSSGIGVIMGRYKRIYMLGGEVCAVHANERMKKILTMSGVTKIMQIYEEEK from the coding sequence ATGAAGTATCAGGTACAGGAGAATTGTCTGACGGTATTTCTTCCACATGAGCTGGATCACCACAATGCGGAAGAGATCAGAAAGGAGTCGGACCATCTGATTGAGCGCAACCACATCCGCTATGTCATCTTTGATTTTGCGGAAACAAATTTTATGGACAGTTCAGGAATCGGAGTGATTATGGGGCGCTATAAAAGAATCTATATGCTGGGAGGAGAGGTGTGCGCGGTGCACGCAAATGAAAGAATGAAGAAGATATTGACCATGTCTGGTGTCACAAAAATTATGCAGATATATGAGGAGGAGAAGTAG
- a CDS encoding tetratricopeptide repeat protein, translated as MDYTTKLAYQSNYWYNDGLKKANIRDLSGAIASLKRSLQYNRANIAARNLLGLVYYGRGDVIEALVEWILSKNFQSHENIANYYIQKVKETQGELEAINQAVKRFNQALGYCQQGGEDLAVIQLKKAVAIHPNFVKAYQLLTLIYLDTEQYSKARQSIRIAHKLDKTDEITLRYMHELNQVRKSRTAKIKEKEGKEQQTVTYNIGNETIIQPVSSSYKDNAGLHTIVNIAIGLVVGVAVMWFLIMPAITASRQDKINRQTVEFSDQIATQKAQISALKKELEDYRSTSEETQSAQATAASTQESYEIVMNISAHVNKNDMSDAAMLEELLKVNPDSLGTVGREQFEEITGDLYPRMCTNLFATAQQNFEVANYDSAITNLEQVMKMDEGYNDGAAMLLLAQSYEKKGDQDQANVKYQKIIESYPSTNAAEAAQQALDAQNSGKAQDGGQDDGQSDTGE; from the coding sequence ATGGATTATACAACAAAACTGGCGTACCAGTCGAACTACTGGTATAACGATGGATTGAAGAAGGCCAATATCCGGGATCTGTCGGGAGCGATCGCATCGCTTAAGCGCAGCTTACAATATAATAGGGCTAATATAGCTGCCAGGAATCTGCTTGGACTCGTCTATTACGGCAGAGGCGATGTGATAGAGGCGCTGGTGGAATGGATTCTGAGCAAGAATTTCCAGTCCCATGAAAATATAGCGAATTACTATATTCAGAAGGTTAAGGAGACCCAGGGTGAATTGGAGGCGATCAACCAGGCAGTCAAACGGTTTAACCAGGCTCTCGGCTACTGCCAGCAGGGCGGCGAGGATCTGGCTGTGATCCAGCTGAAGAAGGCGGTGGCGATCCACCCCAACTTTGTGAAGGCCTATCAGCTTCTGACCCTGATCTATCTGGATACGGAACAGTATTCCAAGGCCCGCCAATCCATTAGGATCGCCCATAAACTGGATAAGACGGACGAGATTACGCTGCGCTATATGCACGAACTGAATCAGGTACGCAAGTCAAGGACAGCCAAGATCAAAGAAAAAGAAGGAAAAGAGCAGCAGACGGTTACCTATAATATAGGAAATGAGACGATCATCCAGCCGGTATCCTCCAGTTACAAGGATAACGCAGGGCTTCATACGATCGTCAATATAGCGATCGGGCTGGTGGTAGGCGTGGCAGTCATGTGGTTTCTGATCATGCCGGCGATCACGGCTTCCAGGCAGGATAAGATTAACCGCCAGACCGTGGAATTCAGCGATCAGATCGCCACGCAGAAGGCACAGATCAGTGCCCTTAAGAAGGAACTGGAAGACTATCGCTCCACCAGCGAGGAGACGCAGAGCGCCCAGGCCACTGCAGCCTCCACGCAGGAGAGTTACGAGATCGTCATGAACATCAGCGCCCATGTCAACAAGAACGATATGAGCGATGCAGCCATGCTGGAGGAACTTCTGAAAGTGAATCCGGATTCCCTGGGAACCGTGGGGAGAGAGCAATTCGAGGAGATTACCGGAGACTTATACCCGCGGATGTGCACGAACCTGTTTGCAACGGCGCAGCAGAACTTTGAAGTAGCTAACTATGATTCAGCCATAACGAACCTGGAGCAGGTTATGAAGATGGACGAGGGATATAATGACGGGGCGGCCATGCTGCTTCTGGCACAGTCTTATGAGAAAAAAGGAGACCAGGACCAGGCAAACGTCAAATACCAGAAGATTATAGAGTCTTATCCGTCAACGAATGCGGCCGAGGCCGCCCAGCAGGCGCTGGATGCCCAGAATTCCGGCAAAGCGCAGGATGGCGGGCAGGACGATGGACAAAGCGATACAGGAGAATAA
- a CDS encoding bifunctional folylpolyglutamate synthase/dihydrofolate synthase encodes MTAVGFTYDEAVAYIEELPKFTKKHTLDHVREFLRRLGNPSSDRKIVHVAGTNGKGSVCAYLQAILMAEGKHTGFFTSPHLVSINERIRMDNIQIDNEAFLEAFNQVQETARKMEEEELGHPSYFEFLLGMGMTAFAGSDVEYIILETGIGGRLDATNYIEHPALAVITSISLDHTDILGDSIEEIAAEKAGIIKPGVPVFFDASNQKACAVIRKTAEKMLAPCREISKNAYEIREVNWKYIAFSRANAYDKGVIYQVPICGCYQVMNAQIALEAAEYLLRDETIHKSRWVDAIGSMHWEGRMERVAPHLVIDGAHNPGAVEAFAESVKALGADEGEGPVIIFSAVSDKKYEQMIEYLCRNMNAKAYIVTEIEDKRRVPAEELERVFKKYTRKKVYRAGSLKEALQKAENERVDDGDIFCLGSLYLAGMVKKLLAGGGYHA; translated from the coding sequence ATGACGGCAGTAGGATTCACATATGATGAGGCAGTGGCATATATAGAGGAACTTCCCAAGTTTACGAAGAAGCATACCCTGGATCATGTCAGGGAGTTCTTAAGAAGGCTTGGAAATCCTTCTTCTGACCGCAAGATCGTCCATGTGGCAGGGACTAATGGAAAAGGATCGGTGTGCGCATATCTTCAGGCCATCCTGATGGCGGAAGGAAAGCACACCGGATTCTTTACCTCTCCTCATCTGGTATCCATCAATGAGCGGATTCGCATGGACAATATACAGATAGACAATGAGGCGTTTCTTGAAGCATTTAACCAGGTGCAGGAAACGGCAAGGAAGATGGAAGAAGAGGAATTGGGGCATCCCTCTTATTTCGAATTCCTCCTTGGCATGGGGATGACGGCATTTGCGGGGTCGGATGTGGAATATATCATCCTGGAGACTGGCATCGGCGGAAGGCTGGATGCCACCAATTATATCGAGCATCCCGCGCTTGCGGTGATTACGTCCATAAGCCTGGATCACACCGATATCCTGGGAGATTCGATCGAAGAGATCGCGGCGGAAAAGGCCGGGATCATTAAGCCGGGCGTCCCGGTTTTTTTCGATGCGAGCAATCAGAAAGCCTGCGCGGTCATCCGGAAAACAGCGGAAAAGATGCTTGCGCCCTGTAGAGAAATCTCGAAAAATGCGTACGAAATCCGAGAAGTTAACTGGAAATATATTGCATTTTCCCGGGCAAATGCGTATGATAAAGGTGTTATCTACCAAGTGCCGATCTGTGGATGTTATCAGGTCATGAATGCCCAGATCGCATTGGAGGCCGCCGAGTATCTCCTTAGGGATGAGACGATCCATAAGAGTCGCTGGGTAGACGCGATCGGATCTATGCACTGGGAAGGCAGGATGGAGCGGGTAGCCCCGCATCTTGTCATCGATGGCGCGCATAATCCGGGAGCCGTGGAGGCATTCGCAGAAAGCGTAAAGGCGCTTGGCGCGGATGAGGGAGAAGGCCCGGTCATCATCTTTTCGGCCGTGTCGGATAAGAAATATGAGCAGATGATAGAATACCTGTGCAGGAATATGAATGCCAAGGCTTATATCGTCACGGAGATCGAAGATAAGAGAAGGGTTCCGGCAGAAGAACTGGAGCGAGTATTTAAGAAATATACCAGGAAGAAGGTGTATAGAGCCGGAAGCCTGAAAGAAGCCTTACAAAAAGCGGAAAATGAGCGGGTGGATGATGGCGACATCTTTTGTCTTGGCTCGTTGTACCTTGCAGGAATGGTAAAGAAGTTACTGGCAGGAGGCGGTTACCATGCTTAA